Genomic window (Musa acuminata AAA Group cultivar baxijiao chromosome BXJ1-9, Cavendish_Baxijiao_AAA, whole genome shotgun sequence):
GTCAGAGCTAGACACATAAGGATCTGAAAAGGCATAGATTTTAGACAAAGCTAAAATGGAAGAAACAACATTAGGTGAATGCAGACACATACAATTACTCCATGTGCTCATTTTATTGAACATTCGGGAGGAGCAAATTTCATATTAGGCCTGTTCaaatgtttcacattcatatgaaTGAATTGCAAGAGCATCAAAAAGGTCAATCTAGTAAAGAAGATCAATCCTGATAATTAATTTGACTGCCTATTATTTGCACAAATGGCTCAAACCATGGAACTCCATTTTGCCCAGACCAGTTTGTTCGAGCCTGTTTTTATCAGTTTGTGCATGTACTGGGACAAGGACTGCCCCTTTTCAGATAGTCCAATctggtttatttttttaaatgctGCTTAGGCATTTAGGCCTTAGGGTTTGCATGCAACACATGTGGGGCGGGTCTGCCACCTGTGATGGTGCCCACCCGCTGCTCTCCTTTGTCTTATCACTTGTCAACTCATGAGTGTCCTGgttcttctcctccctcctcttcgtgTCATGGTATATATACCGATAACACCAAGGATCCATATGCTGGCATGGACTGGATCTGTACTGCTACATGAGTCTAGTATCCGAAACTGCATAGTTGGTTCAGACAATAAAAAATTTTCCAAATAATAAATGGCCATCTGGCTTTAGAAAACTAAAGTAGAAATTTTTTGGAATTGTTGCTTTTGACTTTGTCCTTACGAGATAGGAAAGAGAAATCAATCAATTAATTAGATGTTTATGCATGATCTGCAAAGGAACCATTATCTTTGTATAGGCAACAGATTACCTATACATTATCTAAACAGTTAGCATAGCTGTAactagatttgtttcacataaatGCATTTTAATCTATTTTAATAACTGCCAATGTTAATCATGATTTAGCATTATTTGCTTGCAATGAATAATAATAGAATCAAGATACCACGTAAAGCATACAGAAAACATTCAACTAAAATCTTGGAACTAAGACATAATTCTCAGAATAacacaaataaaaagcaaacatCATAACTTACTTGCTTTGTATAAATCTCCCCACACATATTACTCTGAGAGCTTTGTGGCATAAGTCCACAGATTGGATTTCTCATTTCTGCTTCTGATCTCATGTCATGTGTTCTCTCATAAAGAATCTCTCTTGCATGGTTAAGGTACTCATGAAATAGCTTTTGGTCAACATCAGTCCATTTGTCTAGCTTATCAAAGCCATCGACATCAACAATACTATCCAGATGATGCATTATTACTTGAAGAACACTAAAAAGCTCATTCTGGAGTAAGAATTTTAGCAAAGAAGTTAATCTCTGGACGTTTGTTAGACTCCGAAAAGCTTCcttatcttccaaatgaggtgccTTCATTAACCATGCAATGTCCAAGAGAAGTGCTGACATCACAGATTGCCTGGATGCAAAAAAGTCACATGAGCCTGGAGAGGAATCAGTAGTCGCATTTTGGGATATAATGCTACTGGCATAGGAGTCAGCAAAAACCCCTTCCATCCTCTCAAATTCGGAACATATCTGTTTGTTACCAACAAGGACAGGGATAAAGTTGGATATTCCAGATACATTTTCAACCTACAAAAGTAGATGGAATGGTAATGCTGCAGGGATAATTTTTTAATcaagtaaaatgattttgatattatACCAACTAGAATAAGATGAAAATATACAATCTTTTCTCAATCgtcaacaacttaaaattgttgacTGAACAGATTCGACAATATCACATAGGTTTGTTTGGTAGGCAATTTccatcaaggtatgcaatttcgaataataccgtccggtacgggtggtacataccggtccgtcagcttacCGGTACACAGACCACTTGTTACCGGACagaacgaaatatatatatatatatatatatatatatatatatatatatatatatatatatatataaacgaggcgacgacgTCGCATTGCCTTGGTGACGTcaccccgcgtgggagaaggaaaaggcgatgcgacgtcgccttttataaaaatattttatatataaatatataaatatataaatatatatatatatatatatatatatatatatatatatatatatatatatatatatatatatatatatataaacgaggcgacgtcgccgaggcgatgcaatgtcgccttttataaaaaaatatatatttataaatatatataatcttttttatataaatatatatttattaatatatatatatatatatatatacacacacacaccgaacgatataccgctccggtacggtacgaaattgcatacaTTGATTTCCACATCATATAGAGATATAAGACGATAACATTTGAAATTAAAAACAAGAAACAAAAGGGAAGACCATAGTTAGAGAGATAATAATAACTAATGAATAGATCAAATTCTGCTAGATAATGGCAATCATTAAATTAAGTCAATTTAGTAAAGAACAAATATAGAACATAATTTTTCAGTCTGCAAACTTCATTAAGCAAACTCACCTCAATAAATGCAGGACCAAAAATTTCAGAGTCCATGTGAGTTACTTTTATCATGAACATCTCATGTTCAGAACCTTCAATGCACTCCACCTCATCATTTCCATCATAAGACCTGGACTTTCGAGTAGATGTAACACGCATAGAGTCATGTTTTAGGTACTTTCCGGCAAATGATACCAGAAACCTGCCACAATAAACATTCATGATAAGGCTAGCTACTCTCTCTCCAAGACACAAAATATTCTGCTGACTACACTTAAATCTCTACACATATAATGGCAGAACATGAGGGTATGTCACACAGCAACTGAGGTTGTATCCTATAGCTATCTAAGCCAAGCAATCCTTGGGAAAATTCTGATATGCAACCCAGCGTCACTCTTGTGGAGATTTTTCTTCCCTGCCATACATATAGTGTACAGCAGGAACAATTTGAGTTCCATTGAAGTCAGGTTACAGAacaggtggagaatattatgtatAAGTAAAAAGTATTCAAACTGAAATTTTACATGATTTGAGATGCATGTCCAAATGTGAATACAAAAAATAGACAAGCATATCAGAATATATTGATTGCATATCAGCATATCAAACAATATACTTATATATGCCTTATAACAAAGTCAAGCAGAAGCAAACATTAGATATATTGATTGCAGAGGATCTCAAGCATAAAGAAACCTTAgtattgcaaaaaaaaaattactacaaCCATGATAATCTGAAATAGTTATAGGAAAACTGGAAATAGAAATAGATTACCGAAACTTGGATTGTTCAAGATTGCTGCCACATGCAACAAACTCCATAGGTTTGCCAGCCTCAAAACAAGAAGGATAAACATAATGAAGTATTGGTGCCTGCACCTCCATCTTGATATTTGTCAATGTTGTTCCATCTGAACATATATGTGAAACACCTTAGAAACTTTTTCACATATGCTTACCCTTGATGAAATAGTTTAAGGAGGAAAAAATGAAATACTACAAAAGCATGCACATAGAAAGCATTTGATTCtaaggaattaaaaaaaaatctcagcaTATGTGCTCAACCGTACAACTAGCAACTAGGAACAAATGACTTGCATCATGATGCCCTGAAAGAAAGGTTCTCATATCCGGCTACTGCCACATGTTTCCCAAATCCAGAATGGATCTATTAAAATTTTACCAGTTACAAATTCAGGAACCATTCAGATCCAATTTACAATAAGTTTACCTAACAAAttcaagaagaatgttaactttcTCAAGCCATCACTACTCTTGCCCAATCCTTGTCCTAGAAAATATGTAATTCTGTTGCATATATTTCATTATTTCTGATACTTGTTAAGTTTAATAGATTGACTATTTGATGGTTTCACTCGCAACACAGTATTCACCGGTCTAGCCTTAAATGGGCATGTGGACTAGGAATTTTTGGCTGGTCCAGTCTAGTAGGATAGTTACCGTCTGGTAACCAGCAGAAACAGGCTTGTCATTCAGTTTTTGCCTGTTATCGGACCTAAACCAGGCAGTAAGCCCACCCTCAATTAAAGCATTAGAAAGATCATGTTCAAAAATAATCTAGTTTAATCTTTTCTAAAGTTTTGACAGGCTTTCTTTACTCTTTGACTAGAAAGATCCTGTTCAATTCTAATTTAATCTTTTTCTTAGTTTTGGCAGGCTATCTTTACTCTTTTGACCCTTTTGAATGGTTTTTTCCCTCCTTCCTCGCCCTCACCCCCGCGCTCCccccaacctctctctctctctctctctctctctctctctctctctctctctctcatggcaaAGGACAGAACAACCATTCACAttacaaaaatataaaacttcaaaaaataaagaactgaaagcaaaaaggAACTAAAGACCATCTTATACCAGGCTTATCATTTGGTACACACCTGTCCAACCCAGTAATGGTACACTTGTGTACCATGGTATCAACTATCTACTACCAACTACCAACCAAATACAATTAaactattattaattatttatatgtGTACCTTTTGATAAGAGTTCATAATAGATCCCTTCAAAACCCAATCTTGGCATGGAATGTGGCAATCCCAAGAAAGACAATAAGCCCATTGCaggcctaattctaaccctacacATGGTGCTCTCTTCTGCACACAGTGATGTCCCCATGTGGCATCAGCATTTCATTACCATCCCAAGCACTTGCCTCTACCATGGCACCATCAACTTGTGGTTTCATCCGGATAGGTATGAGAACCCACAGTCCAGCACATAGTACATAGAAATTTTCGTACACATGAGGTAAAAATATGGATAAAGATTCATTCCATTAACTCACACTTCCTCTGCAACTTCACTTCCCACTGTCCAACCTTGTTTAGCATCAAAAGGGAGACCCACTGGGAACATTTCCAaccctccctttttttttgtcttgagagGTCAATGGTTCAAGGTCCAAAAGTGGATTAGATGTTCCATGGAAAGAGGCCCAGGTTACCTCTGACCATCTATCGTAAGGGACAACCAGATTTGACCAAAGCACTAATCGATACTTGTACCACACCAACTAATTCCAACCCTCCTTTTTTTCCGTCTTGAGAGGTCATTGGTTCAAGATCTTCAAAAGTGGATCAGATGTTTCACGGAAAGAAGCTCAGGTTACCTCTGACCATCCAACATTAGGGACAACCAGATTTGACCAAAGCACTAATCGATACTTGTACCACACCAACTAATTCTAATGATCTAACTGGGTTCTTGTACTAATACTGAACCGAATTTTAATTTATTGGCAAGGGAAAAAATTCagagaacaaaaaagaagaagagcctTCAACTAATTGGCAGTTGAAAAGCACCATAACTTGTTTGTTCATCATTCCATCACTTACAATTAGAACTTCAGATACCAGTGAAAGGCATGGGGAGAGAAGTTGATGCATCTTATAATTTATATGGTTATGGGTTAACAAATATAAAAGCTTTTAGTCAAATCAACACAGTCCAATTCATTTACAACATTTAGGAGCGCATTTAAATGTGCCAGTTGGTCATTGCCTATAGACTTAAACAACCATCAATATACATCAACCCAAAGCAACAAGCTCAGGATAAAGTTGAACAGCCTATGACCAACCACACCCTTCGCTAGGTGGGCAACCAAACCATTCTAAAACAACATCAATTGGTCATCCAATCAGCACACATGCAGATTCATACCACTGTACCCCCACACCAAAACAACATCtctaataaaaaaatgaaaaagaacaacTGAACATAACTGATTATTCAAATAAAGCATGCCATATTGCCAAGCCACAATGAattaaatattaagaaaaaaaaacagcAACAGACTGCCATTATCTTACTAAAGACAAGATAACTAGCAAGTTGAATGAAGCTTAAATTTACTGATATAGCAATTTAGGCATGGGCCAAGAAATCCCACCTTGCAGAACATGAATTATCATATTGTTAAGAAAAATGAGAATAGTGCCTCTTCCAAACAGCAAACTTTCAGGTGTATTAATCAAGTCTCTAACATAATGAGCCACATCTTGAGATAACTGTTAGAGAAAATGAACATAATTGTCAATAAAGCTAGCTGTGCCAGTTGACAAATACACATGAAGTTCCTATTGGTGAGAACCAATACTGGAAGATCATGCCAAAATAATGAAAGAATCTTCATcctaaaatgaaaagaaaagcataaaattCATGCTGGTGCAACATATTAACCAAAATTATTTACTGTTGAGAAGTGTGAATAAAGCAAGTGGCAAGCTAGAACATCAAGTTACTACAAGATGCAAAGCGAATTCACAATTTTATGATGAATATGTTTAGCAAAATTTTAGTTAGATGATCCTTTGCCGAAAAAAAATCTTAATCCACATTGTCTACACATCTATACAGATTCTCCTTCTTTAAGTCCAAATTTTCATTGTCTACACTATGCTAGCCACAAATAGCACATGGAACTCATACTGGATACAATGCAATTTAGCCAACAGTGAAGCAAACTTCTAATTTTGAAGTTTGAACTAGTAATACACTTGAAAAAAAGCAGTAAAAGAGCATTGCATTTGTTGTGactctaagaacaaaaatgacaTTACTAAGCATAATAGAACTATTAAAAGCAGAACTTCATACCTTCTCCCACATGAACTGTGGCATTGCAATGAATACAGTCAAAATCGTACATCCAGGACGAATATAACCCTCCAACTCAACTGGCATATTTGCCAACCAATGGAATATCTGAAGAATTAAAGAAAAACAACAGCTTATGGTCTCACTCACAATTAAATGAATAAGCTAGCTTTTCTCAGCTACATTTCATGGAAAACACAAAAGAGTACTTGATGACGCAATCGTCTAGGAAATTCTGCAGGGTTCCAATCATAAAGCTTGAATGATATTCGACCTGTAGGACACTACAATAAAGTAATGCATCACAATCCAAACACATGTAACAATATGTTGATAGCAACATACATAAATCACCAACTGAAACCAGAATTTGTTAAACCAAGAGATATCAAAAAGCCTACCACAGATGAATAAGTACTCTTGTTCtcacaaaaaggagaagaaagggcAGACTTTGAATTAGTAATCTTTTCAGCTCTCTGAACTTCACAGGAAGTTGCTAACCCATCATTTTTAAAGCTGGGATGTGAACCAATGGGAGAACCTTGCCCACCTTCAGACTCTACTACTGCTCCTCTGGCCAGAACTTTGATGCTCACAACTGTCTCAGTTGTGTGGCATATAGAGTCATTCAACATTTCTAGAAAGCCATTAAATCAGAATGAGACAGTAGAAAAGAAAGGCCAATTTTATGCTACATTagagtaaaaaaggaaaacatgataaacAAGAAGAATAGACTAACGACCACAAAACCTTTATTGATTATTGCCACTAATGTTTACAACAAGATTAATCTACAATTCTACATCTTTGGTGCTGCTCAAACAAATCATGCCTAAGAAAGTAAAGTGAAAATTACAATAGTGCTTAACTGAATGAGCTTGTACAACTATATTTCAATGAGATTGTTCAAGAAATATAGTCATCCAAAATGAAGCCGCTGATCTTTTGAACCAGTGTCTCTACCTATCAAGATGAGAAGTATGCAAGGTAAAAAGGAACAAAGTGGATCAATAAATGTAATGCTAGGAAATTTTAGGGTTTCACTAGGTATAATTAAAttagaataataattaattagattAATAATTCTTATTAATCTAATCTAATTAATTAGATTAATAATTCTTATTAATCTAATCTAATTAATTAGATTAATAATTACTAATATTTTAGGGTTTCACAAGGTATAATTAATTAGATTAATAATTCATATTAGATTAACAAGTAgatttaataaataattaaatttaaaagaaaatattacCTCCATGGTCCTATAATGAGTTCGGAGATTGGTAAGGGTGATATTGGAAAAATGGGGTTAGAGTTTTTCTATTTATGGAGACCCTCGCACCCCTCTTTCTTCTTCCTGGATTATGTCGAATCATCGTCGAGGATCGAGGAGCCCAAAATTAAAGAGAGAGAATGCTACTAGGAGGAGATTGAGAAGCTTCCATTCCGttcttttataataataattaaaaatgattaattacaaaaataaaacaaataaaatctTTTCCTTTAAGGTTTTCTATCTTTAGATAATCTTAAaaggattattaaaattcatataaTAGTTTGAAGGAATATGCCTCTTGTGATTATTGTCTCAGATTCAAGTCTTATTCAAGCATTGATTTGAAATGACAATTAGTTCAAATATGTTACTGTTAGAGGATTTATTTTAAGGACAGTTGATCAAATAGAGAGGGAGAGACAAAGCCAAAGAGTTATTGTATCATGCATCACACATCTCGCAAGGTGTCCTAATCAGATTTGCATGATCCATGTGCATAACTAGCAAGTGCACTGTGCACAAGCCTACAGCCACATATGTTTCATATATGATATCTTAAAgtaaaggtatgcaatttcgtaccgtaccgaagtttcgacgttcgctcggtacggtacgaaactatataccgagcggtataccgttcggtataccactcagcatatatatatatatatatatatatatatatatatatattataaaaggcgacatcgccttttccttctcccacacggggcgacgtcgcctcgtttatatatatatataaggcggcGTCGCCGAAAAAAGCAACGTcgcattttataatatatatatatatatatatattttttttttttttttttttttttctttttccgttCCACCCGGTAACGAGCGATCCGTGTACCGGTAAGCTGACAGACCAGTATGTACCCGCCCGTACTGGACGGTgttattcgaaattacataccttgcCTTAAACATGGCCTCAGATCTGATCATAATATACACACTTGGCCTTGGTCAAGACTTGGAAAATCTAAGAGGAAGCagatttattttataataatcacttttaattattataacaataatacaatattataaaAGAGGGTATTGAATCTTATCAATCTCCTCCACGGGCCATAGGGCTATGCTTCCTCCCTCTCTAACTCTGGAGCTCCTTGGTCTTGAGAAGGATGAAGCATCAATAATAATGACTCCAACACAATCTAGGACGAAGAAAGAGAAGTGTGAGGTCTTtttaactgaaaaaaaaaaaaaacaaaaactccTTTGTCCAACTACTAAATTTATGTCATTAGAGGTAATATTGTCtctttaaatttaattatttaataaatctacttattaatctgaataataaaaattattaatctAATTAATTATACCTAGTGAAACCCTAAAATTACATAGTATTACAATAAATTACAGTTGCTTTAGGTTGGAGGAGAATACACACAAGCAACAACTATGATTGTATTGCTAGATATGATGCACAAAAAGAAGTGCAAAAGCAACAAGAACCAAGATTCATGGGATCAAGATTTGGATTTGGGATTAGCCATGGAATAGGGTCTGGATTGATTCGGATCGACCAGATCAGCTGGTTGGATCAAATCTATTCCTATTCCTGAATAACCAATAGTCAGCAAGGTTCGCtagaaaccaaattagaaaagcatGATCAGTTGCAGAAACAGGGAATGAGAAGGATCAACCGATCAAGAACTAACCTAATTGCCAAGATCGGTCAAAAGTTGATAAGGATCTACATGAACAATTGGTGCAATTGGGATTGACCAACTAATCTGGATAAGGTAGAACTCAGCCAGGTCAGATCAGAATACTGTACATTGTAGTTAAATTAATGCACAACTCTATTGCACTTAGTTCACACCTCCATATCACCAAAGTGACCATGTGTACAACAATCATAATTTGTTGCATTATTACTTCTGTTTTGGACTTGTAATGATTTGACTATATGTGTTGGCATCACAGTTTTACCATGTTCACACATTATATGAAGCATCAAGTTTGCGAGCATTCTTTCAAGGTTAGGTGGACTCAGAATTACACATCTATACAAAGTGACCGCTTCCACTAATCAGTGTAACATCTATTTCACAAAAACAGATGTTAGCCACAGTGTTGCTACAAACCTAAGCATGTCACTGTCTACCATCTAATAAACCCAGAAACCAAAACATAACAAGATATCTCTAATACTTGAGAAGTAAGAATTAAACCTGTCAAGGGTTCACCATCGCAAGTACCATCAGGCAGTGAGTCTTCTTGAGCTTCCAAATCTTTTTCCACTATACTGTTTGAATCATTAGGCTTTCTTCGTCTTCTTTTATTGTGCCGTTCTAATTTTCTCCGACAGCTACGTTTGCCCTCGTCAAAATCTGGCAGAACATGAAACCTGGAAAACCAAAAGTTTGAACCATTAAAATTATAGGCTATAGCAAGAGGAACTTAgtaaatattttggagggcgatttcctgaagattgtttctttctcgctgggtcttcagaggaaacaaagtcggtgagcctttctgcagcagcaattgccccgaccacatcggtaacattccttcgatttagctcctgttgagcccatggtttcaaaccatcgaggaagctgaacaacttgtccttctcggacatgtcctgtatgttcaGCATTAATacagaaaactgcttcacatagtctcggatggtggtactttggcggagttgtctcaacttccttcttgcgacgaactctgtgttctccggtaggaactgagttctcaactcccgcttcaagtcttcccatgtgtcgactcgacaccgaccttgttggatctcctcccaacgagttcgccaccaaaatttcgcatctccgttcagatacattgttgctatagaaactttggtatcttcagaatcgggccttgtagctcggaagtattgttccatgtcgaacagaaagttctcgagctccttggcatctctggcccctccatatccatgaggctcaggtgccctcaaattttgtggcggtgccgcgcgggtgttgcctcctcccgcatttagtgttcttgtaagcatggtcacctttgcagtgagttccgccacaacatcctgtaagtgttgcacggagtctttggtgtcatcagacagtcgatcgactagggcctcgaccttgtcgatcctagactctgcttcctcttgcgagctctctaccccaacaagtctttgttggtcatggtagagttcctccatgctcgctt
Coding sequences:
- the LOC135593273 gene encoding squamosa promoter-binding-like protein 9, coding for METSPASEAEPVAPAADDPAAAAPMWDWGNLLDFTIYDDEPLILPWGVTEEAQTPSSPFPAELPPIPSPELAPSPSTTPDGTSRVRKRDPRLVCPNYLAGMVPCSCPEVDEKAMEEEEVAEVVTGTRKRSRTGGASLVVRCQVPGCEVDISELKGYHKRHRVCLRCANASSVVLDGEHKRYCQQCGKFHVLPDFDEGKRSCRRKLERHNKRRRRKPNDSNSIVEKDLEAQEDSLPDGTCDGEPLTEMLNDSICHTTETVVSIKVLARGAVVESEGGQGSPIGSHPSFKNDGLATSCEVQRAEKITNSKSALSSPFCENKSTYSSVCPTGRISFKLYDWNPAEFPRRLRHQIFHWLANMPVELEGYIRPGCTILTVFIAMPQFMWEKLSQDVAHYVRDLINTPESLLFGRGTILIFLNNMIIHVLQDGTTLTNIKMEVQAPILHYVYPSCFEAGKPMEFVACGSNLEQSKFRFLVSFAGKYLKHDSMRVTSTRKSRSYDGNDEVECIEGSEHEMFMIKVTHMDSEIFGPAFIEVENVSGISNFIPVLVGNKQICSEFERMEGVFADSYASSIISQNATTDSSPGSCDFFASRQSVMSALLLDIAWLMKAPHLEDKEAFRSLTNVQRLTSLLKFLLQNELFSVLQVIMHHLDSIVDVDGFDKLDKWTDVDQKLFHEYLNHAREILYERTHDMRSEAEMRNPICGLMPQSSQSNMCGEIYTKQGNEAIKDCLFLDSFQPAVEHDVNVLLVNEEISHRQHCHHNLGKKCAFDDIFSNKITRTRFPLFVIVTVVLCLAACIILLHPHEVGEIAVSIRRCMFGGSPA